In Sphaeramia orbicularis chromosome 9, fSphaOr1.1, whole genome shotgun sequence, the sequence TAAGACTAGCGTCAGAGagcaagagaaaaacaaaaacattttttggatTTCCAAATtttgttgtttgtaaatgtcCGAATGGGGATAAATGATAAAATCATAAGAAATGAATAACAGTTACTTACAACAACAGCTTACAGTATACAGATGCTTAATGGCTCATGAAAACACAAGCTGTAAATGTTTGGAATCAGTCCTGTCTGTATGCCCTAATGTCACCAGGGCGTACACTAAAATCTCTATGTGACACTCACCTGTGCAGGGGCTTTCCTCATTCCTTACATTTTGATGGCCATCTTTGGAGGTGTCCCACTGTTTTACATGGAGCTGGCACTGGGCCAGTTCCACCGAACCGGTGCCATATCTATATGGAAACACATCTGTCCCATTTTCAAAGGTGAGATCTCACAATGCATTGATCAACAGTAGAAGTTCAGAGAATGTGCTGTTTCTTTGGTTCGGACATTAAGTGTGTGCAGGTTTAAAATGAATAAGATTCATCTCCTTCTCTTGTTTGAATCACAGGTTTACCATCAAGCAGTAAAGATATATATCATCTCTCCTTTGTGTTTCAGGTATTGGCTATGCCATTTGTATCATCGCCCTGTATGTGTCCTTCTACTACAACACCATCATCGCCTGGGCCCTCTTCTATTTCTACTCCTCTTTCTCCAGTATCTTGCCTTGGACAAACTGTGACAATGTATGGAATACCCCTGACTGCACCAATTATTTTGGCATGGACAATGTCACCTGGACAAACACCTCCAGATCTCCAGCAGAGGAATTTTACACGTAAGTGCATGTAAGTGTGAGTAACAGAAACCGCATATGAGTGGCTTTACAGTCAAGTTTACAGATGTTATAAGCTGGTAGATTTTTATGGGGAGTTCCATATTAAACACATGTTAATTTAAACATTTTACTCAAACAGGAGGAATGTTCTAGAGATCCACAAGTCCTCAGGGCTCAGAAACGTCGGGGGTGTTCGCTGGCAGCTGATGCTCTGcctttttctcatttttaccATTGTATACTTCAGCCTATGGAAGGGGGTGAAGACATCAGGGAAGGTAACTCCTATCACACAGAACTACAAAGATGTTCTGTGCATTTTCTTCTTACTACTTTCCCCTTCTGTGCAGTTTTCCCCCTGATTTATCACTACCTTCTTCATTAGGTAGTGTGGGTGACTGCCACATTGCCTTACATTGTGCTTTTCATCCTGCTAATCCGTGGAGCCACtcttcctggagcctggagaggtGTGGTGTTTTACCTAAAACCCCAGTGGGAGAAGCTACTTGAGACCAGTGTGAGTTGTACAAAGTTTGTCTGATTTTACATCtaattggaaaagaaaaaaaaacaatccaacaAGCCAGCGAACATGTTTGGATATCAGCCTTTATTTCTGAAATGTTCTCATTTTCCTCGCCTGCTCAATTGTATACTAAACATGTGTGAGTGCTTTGGTTGGATGGGAATATggatgagatgaaatgagatgcatAAATAAGCCACAGAGCAGGATAATAAGATGCATAATTGGTTTAGATTTTCTGCCCATTAACAAAGGCCTCCCTTTCTGTCTCACTCACAAACATCCAGCGCTTCCCTCTTCTTTTTAAAGCCGAATGTGTGCTCCTCTTCAGATCTCCCTGCGTACAGCTGTGTGGCAACTAGATTTCTATATGAGTGACACAACACCGTTCAGCCTGACAAATGATACACAGAGATCAGAACaaggaaaatgagaaaataatttaatgatttataatttattattattggaATAATTTATTATTGGAACCTGAAGCTCATtacttttacattaaaaaaagtttattttcatGCTGTTAAATTGCCCCTAGCATCACCACACCTGTACAGATCACCTCTGCCTTTCTCACATATTTTTTTTCTAGGTGTGGGTGGATGCAGCTGCTCAGATATTTTTCTCTCTGGGGCCTGGGTTCGGGGTCCTCCTGGCTCTCTCCAGCTACAACCCTTTCACAAACAACTGCTATCGGTAAGAACTGAGCCTTAGCATCCACTGACTTGTGACACGTTGAGTGAAACTGTTGGCTGAGGATTGAATACAACAAGAAGAAGTTAAATGAAAGCCTAACTCTGCATCTACTGGCACGAAACAAGACAGAAATAAACACCTGCTTTAAAGCCCGTGATGCAGCTCAAGCCATGAAACaacatttaaagcatttattaATTATATGTTCATTGCTGTGAAGCAGTTATTTTAGAAGCAGGAGTGCTGAATACTACACAGTGGGTATAAATGCCATACTGTAAAGAGGAGGAATTAAACAGTACACTCCCAGTATGACTAACAGTGAGTGTGGATGAGGTGATTCATACAGTGGAGTGGTATGTGTGGAACCTGTAGTAAACACACACATCATGAATGAAATCAGGCCAtactataaaatgaaaataatcccAAAGCAATTCATGTATATAATGCAGTAGAGTGTGacatacagttttttgtttttttgttttttatagttCCTTACATGGTTTTGGTACTGAATGATAACATCAGCTCTACAGTTATAATTATTTATCACTTCATTTAGTTAGAAGTAATTTTCTGGTATAGCAAGTATGTTATATAGTGATGATTTTTTCTATATCTGGAGAAACAGGTTTATGTTGATATAAGGTGTACATCTCTTAAGGCACACATCATACATACTTCATACAAATACTTCACTGGTGTTGTTGCCATTGTCTGTGGTTGCTTCACATTAATGTCATATGACGTGTAACAAACCTGAAGTAGGAAGGATCAGAAGGGTCAGCTAGGGAAAATGTCACCCACAGAAATAACAAATacataattttagacatttactTAGACTTTTCTAAAGGCTATAAGCAGGATCAGCACATCATGCTACATGCTGAACAgatttgatgtattttttttccagtgatgcCATTGTGACCAGTTTGGTGAACTGTCTGACCAGCTTTGTGTCTGGGTTTGTAATCTTCACCGTGTTGGGCTACATGGCAGAGATGAGGAAGGTAGAGGTTGAGGATGTAGCCAAAGATAAAGGTGagcaattttaatttttttatttttatttttttacaaagaaGTAAATGTGAAGAACCATATACACCCTTGTGTTTAATTTGTCACACTTTCAGGACCGAGTTTACTCTTCATCACTTACCCAGAAGCCATTGCTAACATGATGGGCTCAACCTTTTTTGCCATCATCTTTTTTGTGATGATGATCACACTGGGACTTGACAGTACAGTATGAAACTATGCAATGTGACAACATGAAGAGCATTTCATGTATTATATCTGAACAACATACATGTCTATGTTTAATAACCTGTTGTGCATTTAGTGGTAGATTCATAATTTATACTTATAATAAATGCAGTCTTCTTTATGACATTTATTGCTTCACCAGAACATTTTCATCTTAGCAAAGTGTACATGGTCACCTTTCAAAATAATTCTATGATGTATTGTGACACTCTAACAGTATTGACCTTCTGTGTATGTTTCAGTTTGGTGGACTGGAGGCGATTATCACTGCCGTACTGGATGAATATCCAGATCATTTCTCTCACAGACGTGAACTTTTTGTTCTCTGCTTAGTCATTGTCTGCTTTTTGGGATCTCTGAGCACCCTTACAAATGTAAGTCTTTCATCAAAGGACACAAAGAAATCTTTTATCCAGTGGGGCCCAAAAGGTTGATATACAatatttttgcatcttttcaaaaaatgattttgacagtgTGAGTCATTCTTGAtttataaagtgtaactgggattcagtatgtaatcattacacttggtcaaaggtgattactgatgtgtaaaaataggaataaaaaaagaaatgtgtctgaaaacaaaataatttcaattttatgggcaacagtgtaggtACCTGGAGGTTCATGTACAGTGCATATTGTGGGGAGAGACTGAGAGAGCTGCAGTACTTTACAAAAATGTTgcgaatatgaatgataatacggTATACATTTATGAATGGTTGCATATTATTGCATGTTAACTGTTTGTCTAGGGCGGTGCCTATGTGGTAAAACTGCTGGAGGAATTTGGAGTCGGATGCTCCATTATTGCTGTGGGTTTCCTTGAGGCCATTGCAGTTTCCTGGTTCTATGGTAAACACTAAAGTTCTAATTCAGTAGAATTAGCTTCATTTGACTGTAGTGGTTTGTTGTCTTCAGTGACTTTTAAATTGCTTCCAGGTATCAAAAGATTTAGCAGTGATGTTCAAGCCATGTTGGGCAAAGCTCCAGGATTGTTCTGGAAGGTGTGCTGGGTTGCTATTAGTCCAGCATTTCTAGCGGTAAGAATGAAGACAAAATCATTTATATATATGAAGCCAAAATATTTTAACGTCTAATTCAAATATCATGAGCAGGATGTGCCTTGGGTTCTCAGTGTAAGTTCACACAGCCAGGCAGATGCAGCAGCAGTGCAACTTATTTTGAAAAGCAATACCTTTAGAAATGCATCTAAAATTTAAATTGCAAAATTTCAGGGCAAATAGAAAATTCCCCTTTCTCGCATACTGTTCAATATCCTTGTCTCATATTTGCATCTCTTTGTCATCCTGTTGACATTTTGCATTATGACAGAGCCTTTCTTCATATACTTCTTCTATAGTACTGGTTATATTACCCTTTAtctgtaatatttcttatatgtagATGCATTCTTATACTATATAACTCTGCTCCTCCCAGTATATTATAGTGAGTTCCCTGCTGAAAGCTCCACCCCTCACACTGTTTGACTACCAGTACCCAGACTGGAGTATCACGGTGGGATACATCATGGGATTGTCATCCTTTATGTGGATCCCCATCTATATGGTCTATAAGTTGGTATGGACCCCTGGGTCACTCAAACAGGTCAGTGAACACATAGGAGACCAAATGCATGCATTTTCTTTTACGTTTTATAAAATGATTATCTCTTTCTGTGCAGAGGTTGGCAGTCTGTTTGAGACCAGAGAGGACCATACCAGATATCCACGCGGACAGCCTCAACATGGCTACAGTGccataaaaagagaaaaacaccTAAAGATATGAGAAACAAACTCAACTCCTGCATGTAGGTTGTCATTCATACTATGGTTTTAAATGAATAGTGGCCAGACCTAAACAGCATCATTTGCTGTATCCATCTCATGTTGTCCACCATACTGACTTGTCACTGCACAGGTTTGCTCCTTCCACCTCCTGCACTGTAAAATGATAAAAGATTAAATACATTTGTAACTCTATAGACACAAGGGGAGCAAGTGTCACACCATGGCTACTAAAAGGTTTTTGTGGTCAGATCTACttgcaaaacaaaacattatgtaaCTTTCACATCTTTATAGGACTCAGTAGCAGTGTTGGGGATCTACTTCGCAAGTGCAGCTTGTAAAACTACATGTTGTTCAgcatggcagtagttcaaacaaactacatttctacccctggagaaaCGTAGTTTGTAAAACTATGGCTAGGaaaagtagttttagcaacttctttttattttcagtgttaaattgagaatgtacatgtggtgtATATGAAACAAATATGGCCATGGTTGTGGTGGCACGGTGCTGTTGGGGGCAGGTGGTGCTGACAGGAGGGTTGTCCATGGTGGTGACGACCACACAATGTTAGTAATGATCGCACATCTGCGAAGCACTGGAGTGCTGCCAGGgcaagccaatcagaggcagcgttgGCTGGCATGTCATGACATGATTATGTCCTCAAAGCAATTCAGACTGaaagaaaaaagggggaaaaaaaacgtaATCTTTtgttgttgcccaaaattgtagtttgGAAATTGAGTggttaaactacaaaaaactacccaaaaagtAGTTGATCTACATGCGGCACAAAATATGAACAtagtttaactaccagcaagttacagcaaaatgtagtttaactacatAGTTCAACTACATGTAGACTAAGTCTCCCCAACACTGCTCAGTAGTTACTATCCTATCCATCCCCTCAGATGTCCTTATCTCAACCAGATTAAAATAACACTATACCATACATCCAGCACATTATTTTTAATGCATGTAGATGTTCTATTTCTTCTTTGCTTTGTGAAAATTAAAATGAAGGTTAAAATGAGAGTTGAATGTTCTGCATGTCGTGTCACTAAAACACCAGTGTTGCACTTAGTGAAACAACGACCACTGAAATAATTATGGAAGCAGTGTTTTGTGTGTAAGTTCATGTAAATCAAAAGGGTTTATCCTCCAAGTGGAACACGTACTGTACACTTTGTTGGCTAATGTTCTTCACACCAACTCTTGccggttttattgtatttttgtagcAAGCTTGAAAAATATTTCATCTGCCAACAGTCTGATGCTAGTCCTTTCTTTACTTTTGTCAATgctgtattttatattatatatttattggtATTACAGTCTTGTATAGAATTTTATGGCAGCTGCTGAATACACCTGCAAAAACAATTGTTCCCTTTTTCCCTACAGGTGTTTGTAATGGAGATATGAAAGGCACTCAGACAAAAACCATGTCAGGACACTGTACGTCTCCAAAAAAAATGATCCATAAATATTTCACAAGTAATCCAGCATGCATACTTTCTCAAAATTCATCATTTAAATTATTCCAAAATTAACATATTGGTCTTTGTCTGATGGTCTGATTTCAGTCCAAATAggatttttttgccttaatttgcCTAAATATCACACTGTATGTACAAAATATGTAAAGGTTGTATTGATATTGTGCCTCTCCAGACAATGTTTTCAACCTCTAATTGAAGACTGttaaaatgttttctttattttttgcgaTATACAGTAGTGTATGTCTTATTACAGTTGATGTTATTTTAAAaggctttttatgtttattatatatAGAGAGAAATGTAATGGGCAACATGATGATTTATGTGATTTGAGTCCTCTTCAAACTGGTTTATGTTCTAAGATGTGTATACATTTATTATAGTATAAAATACATATTTCAGTGATCAATCTGCTCATTTTCATTCCTAAACTGTTCAATATAAGCAGATAAACAGTGGAATTCTTCTGTTTATGTCGAGTCTGattatttttatgtctgtgtattAGCTGTTGGCTCTTGCTGTTCACCTTCATTAGATATTTTAATTAACAAACTCATTTGCAACCTGTGAACACAATACACCCTGCCTTAACCCCCACCCCGACCCTAACCTTAAAACAAATGCTCACCCTAAAATGTAGTAATTTATACTAATCCTGCAGTTTGTCCACAGAGATTTAAGTCTTCTAAGTGAACATGTACACAGATTTATGTCCCGAATCTATAAGAAATACATGACCACACACACAGCTGCCATTAACAGCCTCCTTCAGATCTCTACTTATTGAAGTGATCTTATGCTTGGTTAAAGGGTGGCAGGTATGGACGTATACAAGAGTATAAAGTGGTTTGCAACATATGATTCCCAATTGAGCTACTGGCTGATGGATGTAGATCAAAGCTCTTTTGTGTCAGTGACTGCTATTGAAGTAGAGAACAGGAAAACACAAGAGACGCATAAAAGAGACACTGGTAAATAGATGGCCTCTCCACATGAACAGCTCCACAAACAGCAtaaggataaactgataaaatgatGCAAACATACATATACTCTTATGTTGTAGATGAATTTGGTTCAAGAAAttacacatttagaaaatatcattttaaaacatttgcaACTTTCCTCCATAAAAATAAGAGTATTCCCCAGGAGGATTGACTGTTTATACAGGTCatgttttatcaaaaacagatgtGAACTACATATAAATACAGAGATCCAATTCACTGATGGAGATCAGTGACATACCAGAATATGAGAATGTTTGACTATGTTAAATTATGACAACATAAGAATATCTATAGCAATAAACAGTAAGAATGGAGTGTACAGTTAAACTTTCAATAGAATAATTTTGGGGTGTGACCTTGATTTACCATCAAATTAATTAATTTCCTTAACTTGCTTAATGTTAATAGAGTAATATATCATATTTGCCATATTTATAAACATGATCTCATATCTCAGTTCTATTAAATGTTAACTGCAAAATGCCTTTGCATTGGGAGAATGATTTCAAAGCAGCATACATGATCAAAATACTAATAGCTAACAGTTTTAGAAAATGTTATATCTATGGAAATTTATGGTATCTTTTCATGCATATGAATTTTTTTGACTTAAATATGGAAAGCATTACCCATAAGACAGACAGTTATGACTGCTgtaatactattattactactcctaataattataataagaataagaataagaataagaataagaataagaataagaataagaataagaataaggaaaggaagaaggagaaggagaaggagacaggtttatttttttctttagtcctgttcatattcagactCCTATCCACTAgcaagttttttgttttattttctgtagtCATCATGGAAAATGCACAGAGGATAAATAGAAAGTCATTGCCTGAGTCTTATTTATTTCAGATCATAGCCAAtgacataaaatgaagcagcagtgttaggagaataaagttccatagatatcacaatttgggcAAAAATATGACATAGGcatttatgctatgaggctaataatGTACAAAGTTAAaccaacataaaaatacaaaactttTGTGGTGTTCACTTTGCTTGTGTTACACTGTACCCCTCTGCTCTGTATGATTCATCACCATATCACATGCAATCAGATCACCCCAAATCCACCTAAATCTGGACCTTCAGATTGCAGTGTTTTGTGATTATGTAATTGATCAGTCTGAAGTTGCAATtatgactgactgaatgaatacTTACTCTTAAGATGTGTGAATTGTTTACAGCTATTGATCTTATTTAACATTAATGTAGTGTACTAGCCCACATGAGAAAGCAATATTAAAttctttgtattattattattattattattattattattattattattattattattattatgaaagatTTTATCcataaataatgcaaaaacagGAGGTGCTCATTTTCAATTTTGCAGAAATCTATGAAGAGTAAGAGGAATCACTGGCTGCAGACTAATCATAATATTGCTAGGGAAAAAAAGCACACCTTTGGTTTCGTTTGATCCTGATTGgtattattatctttttattttcacttaattttGTTGGCTAGATTTGACTACATTTCCACAAAAATTATTTTCTGAAACAGTCACAAAATAAATTGTTTGAGATGATAAAGTTTGTTGAATATTTCAGTGGTTCAGTGTTCTGTAGACAGATGATGATCACCAGTGACATGAAATATCAACTTCTGCACTGTGGTTATGTaatgctgcattgtattgtgtcATAACACTGAAATCCATCGACAAATCAACTGGAACAGATAAAAATGTGTACATACAACACATGGCATTCATGAGGAGTAAAGTCAGGAGTTTTAAGTGTTTGGCTGAGAACAAAATGACAGGTTTTTATTATCCCAGACACTGTTCTTTCTCGAATCATCAATTATAAAAGGCTCAGATAACTACAGGATCATTCAGTTCACCGTTTAATGAAATGTGTTCTTGTTGTCATGATTTTGTCCAGGAAGTCTCCAGTTTTAATTTCAGGCCAACGTGAATGACATTTCCCGACACTCATTAAGATTCTTTGCAACATAATTAAGAACCATAAGTGTCCGTAATGGTTTGCACTCTGAAGTTCTATAGAAGATGAAGGTAAAGGCCATATACATCAGTCATGCAGACTAAATATGTATATAGGGATATAACCCTGAGGAGCTTGACCTTTATTCTTCATTGCTCTTTGACATTTTAGAAATGGGAAACATGATGGAGGCCCTACTCGTTTGATGGTTTCCAGTATGAGAAGAGGTTTTTATTCTATAATATTTGTAGGAAGGGCTATCTGACAACAAGGCTTTCTAACACTCAACCATTCATTACATTTGACTTTATGTGACGATAAGAAAGAACTGAAACTGAAGATTATTCTCACTGGAGATTATTCTGAGTCATTTTCTCAGTTGTAGCCTGTACAGTGACAGAACAATCCTCTAATTCCTAAATAGGACATCCCTCCAGAGTTTGGAGCACTCaaaataaatattgttgaaatagcATTGAATTACAGCTTTATTCTCATGATTTGAGTTGTTGACTTTATACAGTACAGATGTTGATACAATTATCCAGACCTCCTTAAATCATATTTGATTACCCACTGGACTAAATAAACATGAATAACCCTCGACACATGTCTTGACTTCATGATAAATTGGTCTTTAGTGCTCATAATTTCATGGGAGGGGGGGCAGGATTGAATATTGAAGAAAACCTCCTGCAATTgtgaacacaaaataaaaatgccTTACAAACGTTATACATCATATGCATTATGAACCCCTACCTTGCTGTCaagatgtatttttaaaaaaaaatatatatataca encodes:
- the slc6a4b gene encoding solute carrier family 6 member 4b is translated as MAGSLTHHGSPNPGYSSNNAVPVPVMTQTDSRDKWSKKMDFLLSVIGFAVDLGNVWRFPYICYQNGGGAFLIPYILMAIFGGVPLFYMELALGQFHRTGAISIWKHICPIFKGIGYAICIIALYVSFYYNTIIAWALFYFYSSFSSILPWTNCDNVWNTPDCTNYFGMDNVTWTNTSRSPAEEFYTRNVLEIHKSSGLRNVGGVRWQLMLCLFLIFTIVYFSLWKGVKTSGKVVWVTATLPYIVLFILLIRGATLPGAWRGVVFYLKPQWEKLLETSVWVDAAAQIFFSLGPGFGVLLALSSYNPFTNNCYRDAIVTSLVNCLTSFVSGFVIFTVLGYMAEMRKVEVEDVAKDKGPSLLFITYPEAIANMMGSTFFAIIFFVMMITLGLDSTFGGLEAIITAVLDEYPDHFSHRRELFVLCLVIVCFLGSLSTLTNGGAYVVKLLEEFGVGCSIIAVGFLEAIAVSWFYGIKRFSSDVQAMLGKAPGLFWKVCWVAISPAFLAYIIVSSLLKAPPLTLFDYQYPDWSITVGYIMGLSSFMWIPIYMVYKLVWTPGSLKQRLAVCLRPERTIPDIHADSLNMATVP